A genomic window from Candidatus Methylacidiphilales bacterium includes:
- the cpaB gene encoding Flp pilus assembly protein CpaB, with translation MVLALVLGAGSIFLIKKMIDVERQKALASKPVIEAAPEVKIEMGDVLFVKEDLETGTPLNDMNVGVLKVPVTVIPDNALRSLDQVKDLFAYQSLFKNEWLLQPKARTRESLPKPSMVIEPGKRLISVRVDEVKANSFLVKNGDFVDLVGSFELEDDMLPTKNVPMGKKITITFLQRVKIFDIIHGSQVAGGEETAEGGKGRLAMGTNATFEVTQREAEIITNAESVATSIWLVLRRFDDTAIQEPQSELEKNIIANLLRANNSAAEVKAPPPKTALPSRKTVF, from the coding sequence GTGGTTTTGGCGCTTGTACTTGGCGCTGGCAGCATCTTTTTGATCAAGAAAATGATCGATGTGGAACGCCAAAAAGCACTCGCATCCAAACCGGTCATAGAAGCCGCACCGGAAGTCAAAATCGAGATGGGCGATGTTCTTTTCGTAAAAGAAGACTTGGAAACCGGCACGCCGCTCAACGACATGAACGTGGGCGTTCTGAAAGTGCCTGTCACTGTCATCCCCGACAACGCCTTGCGCAGCCTCGACCAAGTCAAGGATCTCTTTGCCTACCAGAGTCTGTTCAAAAATGAGTGGCTCCTCCAGCCTAAGGCCCGCACACGGGAAAGCCTGCCCAAGCCTTCCATGGTCATCGAGCCGGGTAAAAGATTGATTTCCGTGCGGGTGGACGAGGTGAAGGCCAACAGCTTCCTCGTCAAAAACGGTGACTTTGTCGATTTGGTGGGGTCCTTCGAACTCGAAGACGACATGCTCCCGACCAAAAATGTCCCCATGGGAAAAAAGATCACCATCACATTCCTGCAGCGGGTCAAAATCTTCGATATCATCCACGGCAGCCAGGTGGCGGGCGGTGAAGAAACGGCCGAGGGCGGTAAAGGCCGGTTGGCCATGGGTACCAATGCCACCTTCGAAGTCACCCAGCGCGAGGCGGAAATCATCACCAATGCCGAATCCGTAGCCACTTCAATTTGGTTGGTCTTGCGCCGTTTCGACGACACCGCCATCCAGGAGCCGCAATCGGAATTGGAGAAAAACATCATCGCCAACCTCCTTCGCGCCAATAATTCCGCTGCGGAAGTCAAAGCTCCGCCACCCAAAACCGCATTGCCGTCGAGAAAAACCGTT
- a CDS encoding C39 family peptidase, with amino-acid sequence MPLRLSRIPRCARVLFAAALLLIPAVVQATNLNDLFHLPVWKDSNLWDDEAEGVAWRMKLKGTSNAGTEIYRNSFYGSMEVLGEPLFSLDLYCSEHKPQRVVFGFINQADLNAVGTQLAEPEFRKKRDEAMGRISAQLSERLGAPAGSGPWTWSWVGHQIQMQATSSALIVTLEKGNYVPNESEAQKMVEKDHRAFDPAERVKRRSNGDVVITGLPPISQGNRGFCVPAAWEKVLRYYGVSLNVYELAEAGGTTVNGSSFRGFAGSVSRDLSPLGFKLDYLRETADDLAGIQGYLDRGLPLVWGIDAQLLPLWVEQTGRRRDGLEASDKVVRKLTGPPGYHALLIIGYNLAKEEIALSDSTELGHSHPEIWITRKEAGLVAIPSAPLIAILPPNALTVPTRAFKKARWY; translated from the coding sequence ATGCCCCTGCGACTTTCCAGAATTCCCCGATGCGCTCGCGTCCTGTTTGCTGCTGCCCTGCTCCTGATCCCTGCCGTGGTCCAAGCGACCAATTTGAACGATCTTTTCCATTTGCCGGTTTGGAAAGACAGCAACTTGTGGGACGACGAGGCCGAGGGTGTGGCGTGGCGGATGAAATTGAAGGGAACCAGCAACGCCGGAACAGAAATTTACCGCAACAGTTTTTACGGGAGCATGGAAGTGTTGGGGGAACCGCTTTTCTCCCTTGACCTGTACTGCTCCGAGCACAAGCCGCAGCGGGTGGTCTTTGGATTCATCAACCAGGCCGATCTCAACGCCGTGGGAACCCAGCTGGCCGAACCGGAGTTCCGCAAGAAACGCGATGAAGCCATGGGCAGAATCAGTGCCCAATTGAGCGAGCGTCTCGGCGCCCCGGCCGGGAGCGGACCATGGACATGGTCCTGGGTCGGGCACCAGATCCAAATGCAGGCCACTTCTTCGGCCCTGATCGTCACCCTCGAGAAAGGGAACTACGTGCCGAACGAAAGCGAAGCCCAGAAGATGGTGGAAAAGGACCACCGGGCCTTCGATCCGGCCGAACGGGTCAAGCGACGGTCCAACGGCGATGTGGTCATCACCGGGCTGCCTCCCATCTCACAGGGAAACCGCGGTTTCTGCGTTCCGGCCGCGTGGGAAAAGGTACTGCGCTACTACGGGGTATCCTTGAATGTTTATGAGTTGGCGGAGGCGGGAGGCACCACCGTCAACGGCAGTTCCTTCCGTGGTTTTGCCGGCAGTGTCAGCCGGGACCTGTCCCCCTTGGGCTTCAAGCTCGATTACCTGCGGGAAACGGCAGACGATCTGGCCGGAATCCAGGGCTATCTCGACCGCGGCCTGCCCTTGGTCTGGGGGATCGACGCCCAGTTGTTGCCTTTGTGGGTCGAGCAGACGGGCCGCCGGCGGGACGGACTCGAGGCCAGCGACAAGGTGGTTAGGAAACTCACCGGACCCCCGGGCTACCACGCGCTCCTGATCATCGGATACAACCTGGCCAAAGAGGAAATCGCGCTCTCCGATTCGACCGAACTCGGCCACAGCCATCCGGAAATCTGGATCACGCGGAAAGAGGCCGGGTTGGTGGCCATCCCCTCCGCTCCGCTCATCGCCATCCTTCCCCCGAATGCCCTGACCGTCCCGACGCGTGCCTTCAAAAAAGCCCGCTGGTATTGA
- a CDS encoding argininosuccinate synthase, whose protein sequence is MKIVVAYSGGLDTSILLRWLQEEYGAEIIAFCADIGQEEELKGLDKKAVRTGASKCYIDDLTEEFARDFIYPMVRAGALYENQYFLGTSIARPLIAKRQVDIARLEKAEAVAHGATGKGNDQVRFELTFAALAPELKVIAPWRTWNFKGRSDLIAYAKSKGIPVPVTAKKPYSMDRNLLHISFESGILEDPWREPTKDMFVLSVAPEDAPNKAEYVELDFERGNCVAVNGKRLTPAGVMKALNKLGGKHGVGRVDLVENRFVGMKSRGVYETPGGSILHFAHRQMETLTMDREVMHLRDGMIPKYSELVYNGFWFAPERNFLQAAVDQSQENVTGSVRIKLYKGNIITAGRRSKVSLYNPHVATMEADAGAYNQGDATGFINLNALRLKSWSRVAGPARKGRGRPS, encoded by the coding sequence ATGAAAATCGTTGTCGCCTATTCCGGGGGTCTCGACACCTCCATCCTTCTCCGCTGGCTCCAGGAAGAATACGGGGCCGAAATCATCGCCTTCTGCGCCGACATCGGCCAGGAAGAGGAACTCAAGGGCCTCGACAAAAAAGCCGTCCGCACCGGGGCCTCCAAGTGCTACATCGACGACCTGACCGAGGAATTTGCCCGTGATTTCATCTACCCGATGGTCAGGGCCGGGGCACTGTACGAGAACCAGTATTTCCTCGGCACCAGCATCGCCCGCCCCCTCATCGCCAAGCGGCAGGTCGACATCGCCCGTTTGGAGAAAGCCGAAGCGGTGGCCCACGGCGCCACCGGCAAGGGCAATGACCAAGTGCGTTTCGAGCTCACCTTCGCCGCCCTCGCTCCCGAACTGAAAGTCATCGCGCCCTGGCGCACCTGGAATTTCAAGGGCCGCAGCGATCTCATCGCTTACGCCAAGTCCAAGGGCATTCCCGTCCCCGTGACGGCCAAGAAGCCCTACTCCATGGACCGGAACCTCCTCCACATCAGCTTTGAAAGTGGTATCTTGGAAGATCCATGGCGCGAGCCGACCAAGGATATGTTCGTTCTCAGCGTGGCTCCCGAGGATGCCCCCAACAAGGCAGAATACGTCGAATTGGATTTCGAGCGTGGGAACTGTGTCGCGGTCAATGGCAAGCGACTCACCCCGGCCGGGGTCATGAAAGCCCTCAACAAGCTCGGCGGCAAACACGGAGTCGGCCGGGTCGACTTGGTGGAGAACCGCTTCGTCGGCATGAAATCGCGTGGCGTCTATGAAACCCCGGGAGGCTCCATCCTCCACTTCGCCCACCGCCAGATGGAAACCCTGACCATGGACCGCGAGGTCATGCATCTGCGCGACGGGATGATCCCGAAGTATTCCGAGCTGGTGTACAACGGTTTCTGGTTCGCCCCCGAGCGGAATTTTCTCCAGGCCGCCGTTGACCAGAGCCAGGAAAACGTCACCGGTTCGGTCCGGATCAAGCTCTACAAGGGAAACATCATCACCGCCGGACGGCGCAGCAAGGTTTCCCTTTATAACCCGCACGTCGCCACGATGGAGGCCGACGCCGGGGCCTACAACCAGGGCGATGCCACCGGTTTCATCAATCTCAACGCCCTACGTCTCAAATCCTGGTCCCGAGTGGCCGGCCCGGCCCGCAAGGGCAGGGGACGTCCTTCCTGA